AAATCCCTGCAAAAACGAGAGACCCATTATCAAATTATGATAAGATCTCAACCACATTCTGAGAAACAAAgacagaagaaagaaaaaagaatcagAGATCCACTAAAAGAGAATaggaagcaaagaaaaaaagaaaaagcttaCCTGGAACTTGAATGAGAAATCTGGGAAGAAACTGGGAATCTTCCATGTCTGAGAAACGAGAAGAAGAAGACGACAGAGGTTCGAGAGAGTGGAGAGTTTCTTTTAACGTTCTTCAAATTGTAACAATCAACTGATTTGAGATGTCTTAAAAACTCTCTAATGTTGAGCAGTTGAGCCTCTCACGTGGATTTAGTCCAATTACTACCACCAATCAGATGTTTCCATGTCATaattagtattttattattattattattattattattacttgaaaccaaaaatattatacttaaaattattttgtttaagcaaatatatcaattatattaataaaatttcattaaattaaaaaaatattattctaaatagaaaaataatcatacctaataaattttttaattgatgaatgaaattttaaaatttaataaaaaattataattatttaaaattaaattaaatttgaaaaagtgTAAATATAGAGAACGAAAAACTGAACCACGGtccataattaattttaaaataactatatttaattttaaaatcttcCAACTTTCTAccgcttaatttttttaaaagaaaaataataatcacataaaacaattGAAATAGtttattaacttaaattaatttgttctaaaataatttttaaaagattagttgaTTATTAATCCTATGGGTCCCGACATCGTTAAATAAGGCAGCCAAAAGAACCAGTCGTGGCTCACAACTTGTGGCCGGCCGAGGAGAATATCGACTTCAAAATTTGAAACACCATCCTCGGCCAACTGTTTAAGAATTTTAAACCTTAAAAAACTTGTCTATTACTTTTGAAAATTGTACTCCCAAACAAAGgctaaaaagaagaagagcaggAAAATAAAAAGATCCAGCAAAGGAAGAGCAGCAATGGCCCAGTGAGCTGTTCCCAGATGTAGATTTGCTGGACAGGACCACCAAACTCAAACCCACTAAACCAATGGACACTTCACGTGCAGACCGACCTTCCATCTTTTTATGATTAAAGCTGTGGAAGTACCCTGTCGTTTCTCTGCTAACTTTCTCTACATGAAACCCTGTACAGCAAAAAATCTGCTTACTTTAACCGACGCCACAGCTCCAAGCCAAAGATTGTAGGGACCATCTTCAATCCCATTTTTAAAACTTCCCCATTAATCCTGCAATTACTGCATAAATTACTCAatcttgaaaatttaatttgatttgataaatTTATCTTCTGGGTAATTTGCTTGATTAAGTAAGCATCAATTTCAAGTTAGACAAAACTGAGGCCAAGAGGTAATTTTGCAAGCTGCTCTGATTGCAACCGTGTTACTGTTGATCTTCTTTAGTGAACGCCAATTCAGAAGATATGGTGATACGATTGCAAACCCATTTCTGTGAAATAGAACCAGCAACTTATCCTTTCAGTTCAGTCTTCAGACAACTGAACCAGTGCACTTTCTTGCTTAAAGGCACTCTACCGTCACCCATACCAGTGACCAACACAAGGAAGGAGGCAAGAGCCGTCAATAAGCtaagattttcattttttttaaaaagaaattataaagttagaatttttttcattggtttagctaaataaaaatttaatgtgtGCGTCACTAAACCACATAGTTCCATGTTTGTGAGCAATGTTTCAGTGGAGTTCCATGTTAAACCAACAGATGGCAGTCCCTCCAAGTCCAGGAATTGCATGCTTAGCATCAGAAGAAAATATCCATTTCTTCCTGCTGACCCGCATAGTTACTGGTCTAGCTTTGTCAGGAAATGAAATAATTGTACAATAGATACACTATGCAAAATTTCTGACCTTGCAAAATTAGCACTTGAAAGCAATATTTTACTACTAGTATTATGGATAGTATGTTAAATTAGTGCAGAAGAAGCAATGCAGCATCAGCTTCATGCATTGAAATAGAATGATCAACCACTCCATGATGCTGCTTTATTATTCTTCTATTTGCTTTTGTGTTTTAGTTCCCTTCAGTTGTGGTGAGGTCTCCAATGCCTGAATGAGTACTCAGCATTAGAAAATGGCATACGCACATAAAGTTGAGAGAATAGAGATGATAGAGACCTTAACCCAACCACCCCTTCTCCCAAAagtgtaaaaaaagaaaaacacttTCATCGTCTTTAATGTGGGAGTGTTTTTATGTTgacatacaattttttttaaatcatccGAATTCATTGGGTTAATTAATCTGAATTCGTATTGGAAGAACTACAAgtaagaataaaatattttcttgttcAATATGTAGAATTGAATTCGAGAATGAAAACTCGTGTCATTTCATCAAATCGTGACTTTGATTGCTGTTGCCTGTTGCAATGACAGTTTGCTGGATTTAACCCATTGGAGATGTCAACCTATTTGGACCCTTCTTTGACTTGGGGCAGGTCAGTAAATTTTTGGATGCTTTTTTTGCCCTCTTTTTCATTGGATGCCATATTTCCTACATCTATCAACGGCCACCATTATTGCAGTTTGACAGGTTCAGGTGGATTTTTCACCATTCAACCTATCGAGTTTTACTTGGGCACAGGGAAAGAGGTttgatgttttctttttttcattacTTGGTAACTGAATGATGTTTTAATTTTCAAGTGAGCTCTTATGGAAGTGGTTCTAATTCTTGGTTCTAACTGTATATAGCTGTAGAGCCATGCTTCATTCAAGGCTGGTCATTAATTAGTTTCATTGCTATGCTGGTAATCTCTATAATAGATATGCGAGAGCTTGAAGGGATCATGTTTGTGGAACTAGATCATCTTTGTTTAAATCTAGCCACCGTTCAATCAAAATATTCTGTGGTTTTATGAGCATTGATGTCTTCTTTTGATCTTTCTTGCCTCACAAAAGCATGTAGGAAGTCTGTTTTTTACAGCTAGATACTCATTCAGTGCACTTGCCATCCTCTGGCTGGCTTCTCTTGCCTATACATCAGTTATAGAAGGGCAATGCTCCATCTTACAAAGTTTCTATTCATAGGGGAAGTGAACAATTTAAGCTTCTATCATCCAATCCCACAATAGCAAATATGATTTCAAACTCAATAGAACACAAAATTTCAAAGCCATAATGATTTATAGGTCATTGGTCCAACAGATCATACAGGAACTGTTAAAGTCATTTCACCAATCAGATTCTGATGTCCCTTGTATAATTAATCCCAAGCTCAGTTCAAATAATAGCAAGAAAAATCAAGGACTGCCAACTTACAGTGAAGCCTACAACATTGTTCATTTATTTGTTTGACAAGTGATGAATTTGGTAAGAACATAGCAGTCAGGTGGTGTAATGTTTGTGTAATAGTTCTGGATGGTATCTGTGATTTCAAATCCAAATTTCTTGTAAAACTTGATGGCATCCTCATTGTTTGTCTGCACATGCAAGTAAATCTCAGAAATGTTTTGCTTGGAGCAGAGATCAAGAACATGATTCAACAGCCTTGTACCTGCACAATCCAGACATTCTCTCAGtattgtcaatttgccaaaacTTCTTTCACAAACTTTCACTCTAATTCAGGGAGACAATTTCATAAGCTAGAGTACTTTTCAGCAATGGGATTTGGAAAGTGGCCCCACTGATAACAACTACCAAAACCTAAATGGGAAACGGGAATTAGAGGGAAAAAGAAGGCCAGAAATCAGTTAATATATAAAGGAATTTCAAATTTCTGGAAAGAACTTATTATGTTCAAGGAGTAGTTTTCTTTTGCTAAAGAAATTTATAGAACTGGCACACTTTTCTCTGAATGATTTGTGCAAGTGGTTCAACTCTACGCACCAATGCCTAGGCCTCGATATGGTGCTAAAACACCTAATGTCATGATGTAAACACGAACAGCCCCTCCTTCCTTCTTCTCCAGCCGGCATGCAATTGCGCCAACACAAATGTCACTGTAATATGCTGAACACAAAGTAGAATCACAGAGTTTTCAGAAAACTGAATTAACTGATTCTTAACGGAATGTTGCTGCGCCCAGAATATAGTGTTGTTGCCCGAAGCAATAAAATAAGACATGGAAAACATGGGGTCATGATATGCTTGCTATGTGCGCTGTTTTATCTATGTGGTATTCCATGTCTGCATGACATGCAGGTACCACTGGTTATAAACACCATAACACACAGTTCTAAGCATCAATCCTCTGTAATATCAACAATGGATATTAAACATATGTTCTGCACACTTTTAGACATAATTTTGAAGTGCTCAAACTGGTTTTGAACAGATATTGCATGAAGAACActactaaaataatattttaatactgcACTGAAATGAAACAGATGAAATCTCAAACAGCGGATAATGGAAACAACATGCAATACTCGGTGGTATAAGCCAAATGTTGGAAAAATGAATTTGCCAATAAGGGATTTGAGATGATGAGGCTCACTTGACAGAGTGCCGAGCATTCATGATGCAACGAGAAGAGGGGCCAAGAGCGCAGCATCATTACAATCCAATACAATAAGGCATAGAGATTTAAAGAAAGGCTATAAAACTGAAaaacagcaaaaaaaaaaaaaatgaagagaaatCATTGAGGGCAGTAACGTGCAATAATGTGGGGAAACCAGATGACTGCAGGCTGCAGCATTAATCAAAAGCAACACAATTAGGAACCCAAGCTGGAAAATAACCTACCATTACAGTTGAGCCAATGTGACATGAAATATGATTGAAGAAAAATAGAAGCACACTGATATTTGTACTCTTCAATCTAACAATAAAAAACcactaaaataatcaaaatcaaGGTGGAGAAGTCTTCTTTCTAACTTGCATTTTAgctacttttttcttttttttttgaagcaTGCATTTTAGCTACTTAATCCACATTCAATCTAAAACACTATTGTCAACTTGACAGATTTCCTCAACGAAAGGATTATTCATAATATCACGCCTCAAGCATCAACATTTCCCAAAATCAAGGCAaaacaaaaacccataaatcaaCAGCAAGATCCAAGCAAACcacaaaaacatataaaaattacaCGAATAAGAAAAACCCAAAAGCGGATTCAAGTTCTTAAGAGGGCAAAAGCATGAAAAGCAAATAGTTTAGGAAGAAACCTAGTTTAGTAAACTCCCCGGAAGCAAGGGCATCAGCGTAATACTTGTCGTTGTATCGAACAGGGAAGAGTGCAGTATTTAGCTTCTTGAGTTGCATCACATTCTTATCCCTCACTCCATCCAGCGATATCGACATCTCACGCCCTGCCCCCATTTGCTATCGACAGCGTAAAACTTGTCGGAAGGGATTTACAAAATTACTGTATATATAGAGAGAAGAAAGCAGTTTGGGAATTGCCGAACTGGGGTTTCTCTCTCGCAGACGCAGTGGCTGTAACTTTCCAGTTGATTCGTTTTTTGCAAAGCATTATTTGGCAGCCGTGAAAACTACGATTACAGATTGGCCTACAAAGGCCTAAGCCGCAACGTTGTCTTGTCTACACTTTTAGACCCAATACGATAACGGGCCACTTCTTGTTTTTAATTGGGCTAACTCCTTGTCCTCTTGTCTATGTTTTCAACTACTAACTaagttttttcttaaaaaagcaaaaaaaaaaaaaaagaaaaaaaaaaaaccaaaaacacTACCAAATAAGGCTCCGATTAGGTTAAAAggttttattattgttattattattatttaaaatataataaaaatgcttaaaaaaatcaaatatttatatCTATTCATGTTCAtcgtcaaaataaaattttaaattttgtataataaaaccacacttttaatttattataattatatctaaaactaaaataattttgagttattttaattttgtatacCTAGATGgtatttctctctttttcttaatATAAGTTAAATACACATAAAAAATCTCTAATAACTAATGGTCTGTCATTTGAAACCCTTAATTATCTCGATCTCTAATTTAAAACTTGCAAATTCCTAATTCACTAAACCTATGATGCTCTAGGAATTTCAGAGTATTAGGGGTTCAGAGACTTGGCTAAAACCAAAAGTAATGATGCTCCACCTATGACATTCAAATTTTTAGTATTCAGTGAATTAGGGatttacaaatttaaattaGGGATTGAGATAATAAAGTATTTAAAAGGCAAATCTTAATTTAACCATGGTGGAGAAATGAATCTCACTGGTCCTGAAAGTCTGAAATAGAACAAGAtaggagaaaaaagaaaaatagagccTCACAAGAGAATTTCTTTTTAGGCTTTAAAAATGATGCCCTTTATTACTGATAACTGGTAAGTTAAACATATCCTTTTAAAGCTTTCAACTCTACAAGGCCAAAATCAACAATCATGAGGGCATCTATTCATCCCTGCATCTCATGCAAGCGACCACAACAACTACCCTCCGGAGATTAAAACACCCATATGTTCAAAATTCACTACTTCTTTGCCCAAGATCTTATTTTTCAGCTGGGCAAATGCAGTCTAAGAATAGAATTATAAGAAAAAGGCGACAGCATCTCTTCCCACATCAGTTTTTACATGCCTACcaagaaatattaaaagaataaaatacgCAGTCTGCTTGGCATAACATAAATATTTTGCACTTCGCTGCAACTGATTTTTCATGATCTGGAAGAACAACAATTACACTGCTTTTGCAGGCCATGTTGCTTGAGCTGACATAATTATTCCAACAATCACTCCAAACAACCCAAGTGCACTACCAAAGATCTCAATCACAAGAATTTTCACAAAGAGTGAGGAGTTTTGAGCATCAGACAGCGCACAACTGCTTCCAATTACTCCTACGCACAATCTGTTCCCAAAATACAAGTCATAACAAGGTATATATATCATTATACTGAGGCATTACCTGTTTATATCAAATActtcattataaaatatatgaggATCAGGACATACCCGCAGACAAGGTTAGCAAAGCCCACAATGATCCCAGAGGCAAATATTGCATATCCAGCTCTAAGGGACTCTGGTGCATATATCTGTGCAGTAGGAACActctccagttttgtttgtagaATAATTGCCACAATAACACCATATATAGCAACAGCTTCACAAAAGATTACACTGAGAAAAGTAGGTCATTGAATCAGATTACTATTTAAAATCACTTCACTTGTATTCCAATATCTGAAATACATAAAATGCTAAGAGATGATTAAATGAGATTCATCAGCATTCCTGGTTAGAAAATATCAGAATCAGAATAACCACATACTTTGCAGTTGCAATGCCACAAATATGAGCATTTACCAGAAAATTTGAAATTACAGAATACAATATGGATGATCTAGCTTCCAAGCAAATGCGTAGCATGTTAATACTAAGCCTATAAAACTATCAATAAACATACAATTCAATGGAATCGTCAATTCCCCCAAATAAATCACACTTCAAAAACTTTGCCAATTCATTCATTCTTAATGTTCTGAATAGTCCCAGCTAAGTTAATtccaaaaaatcaaatttactaGAATGAGAACTTTGCTTCCTTGTCCATTCACGTCATCACCAGGTCTAATAACAGTTTCCAATTCAGCTAATTTGTTCTGGATTATCTTCAACTTCCACAGTCCAAAAGATTCATCATATTCAATAAACTGCAGTGCGGATGAATCTTTgaaatgaaatcataattattagtaggaaaaaaaatatatattataaattaaagcaTCAGTTTAATTCATAAAATAGGCAGATAAGGAAATCAGGAAACCAGACGTTAAatcaattgaatttaaaattcgGAATCTTAACACTTAGGGTTACAGgatcaaaagaagaagaaaacacCCGGGCAGACCCAACGATGGTATTGAACAAGGATTGAGAAAACCTAGGGATTGTTACCTGATGAGATTTTTAGAAGTAATGCGAGGGGCCTTGATTGCAGCTCCAATCAAACTACTTCCAGTAATGTAAATCCCCCTATCAACGCCAATCATATAAACAAATTATTTAGAGATAAGAGTAAAATTAACACGTATAGATACAGAAGAACGTGCTAACGAGTTCGACAGAGTACCAGGCAGCGCCGAGGACTGAGACGCCGATAGCGATGGCGATGCCAACGGCAGAGAATGTGTAAGGAGAGATCTTCACCAACGCGCGTGACCATGAGCTTGCATCTCCCACCATGGCTGATCCTGACATTGTCTACTTCTCCTCTGCAATGTGATCCGATGGATCGGATTGAGGATTCAGGGTTTCTCCGATATGTTTTCGCGATTACGCCCGAGGAAGAAGAGTGATGGCGGAGGGAAGGGGGTATAACACGAGCGGCTTGCGTACGATTGAAAGGCacgtgttaaaaaaaataaaaacgacAATTTTTAATGGAAGTTTTAAAATGGTAACGAAATAAACGACGCCGTTAGATTTCCCGTAGTGGGCCTTAGGCTTCCTATGCTTGTTGTATAGAGCTAGATTGTTGAGCCTGGACTCCAGTAGcccttttttttctcatttcttaAGGCTTTTTAATTGCACTGTGTAAAAGGTTGTCTCATTAATGAGCTTGATTGAATGAATCATGAAAATGTCACTTCCACAAATGTACAAAGGTTAGTTTTCTTTTCTGGTACTTAACCTTGAAATAAGGCCATTTGAACCACGTTTCCACAACCATCTGCTCCCATAAATTGCACACACACAGAGAGTTGTGAAAGAACACAAACTAATATAGAACAACCTTAAAACTCTCAAATCAACAATGGCTGATGAGGTAACACACATTTGCAAACGCACTGTCGTTAGCACAAAGCCAGTGCAACCAGGAAAATTCCACCCATTATCAGTTCTTGATCGCCTTATGGAGCAAAACCACCTGAGGATTGTGTATTATTTTCAAACTCCAAAAGGAAGGAAGCCTGGAGAAATATCCAAGAAGTTGAGAGAATCCATGTCTGAAATGCTCACTTGTTTTCCGACAGTGACTGGAAGGTTGCTGAAAGATGAACAAGGACATTGGATGATCAAGTGTAATGACGCAGGAACAAGATTGGTGGAAGCTAGAGCTCAGGGAAGCGTAGAGGAGTGGCTGCAAATTGTAGACAGAGAGAAGGAGCTCAAGCTTATTCATTGGGAAGAAATGTTTCATAAGCCTTACTTTTGGTCCACCTTCTATGTTCAGGTATATTTTACTAACagcttttaaaataataaataattattttctcaattttaaaaaataccttatttcaattattatttGTATTGATAATATATAACTTCATATTTTTCTTGGCTTTTTCAGGTGACAGAATTTGAAGAAGGTGGATTATCAATTGGCTTGAGCTGCTCCCACCTTCTAGCTGATCCCACTTGTGCCACAATGTTCATCAAGGCCTGGGCTGACACAACCTTATTTGGAAAAATCACTAATCCTCCTTTTTTCCACCCATTGCCTCCTCGGAAACCtgccaacaaaaaccccaaccaCCAGCCTTACACCCACTTGATCAACTACTACAATTCCATTGCACAGAATCCAAATTCGGTCACTTCAACAAGATATGCAACCATAGCTCTAGCTTTCCCAGATTCCATGGTCCGAGCCTGCATAGCCATGGCTCGAACCACTACCACACCTGACCACCCAGACCCATCACCCTTCCAGGCACTAGCTGGGCTCTTTTGGGCTTGCATAAGCAAGGCTAAGGGAAGAAGAAATGGGCTCActgat
The genomic region above belongs to Manihot esculenta cultivar AM560-2 chromosome 3, M.esculenta_v8, whole genome shotgun sequence and contains:
- the LOC110610413 gene encoding V-type proton ATPase subunit c''1 encodes the protein MSGSAMVGDASSWSRALVKISPYTFSAVGIAIAIGVSVLGAAWGIYITGSSLIGAAIKAPRITSKNLISVIFCEAVAIYGVIVAIILQTKLESVPTAQIYAPESLRAGYAIFASGIIVGFANLVCGLCVGVIGSSCALSDAQNSSLFVKILVIEIFGSALGLFGVIVGIIMSAQATWPAKAV
- the LOC110611804 gene encoding N-alpha-acetyltransferase 50 — translated: MGAGREMSISLDGVRDKNVMQLKKLNTALFPVRYNDKYYADALASGEFTKLAYYSDICVGAIACRLEKKEGGAVRVYIMTLGVLAPYRGLGIGTRLLNHVLDLCSKQNISEIYLHVQTNNEDAIKFYKKFGFEITDTIQNYYTNITPPDCYVLTKFITCQTNK
- the LOC110610964 gene encoding protein ECERIFERUM 26-like, translating into MADEVTHICKRTVVSTKPVQPGKFHPLSVLDRLMEQNHLRIVYYFQTPKGRKPGEISKKLRESMSEMLTCFPTVTGRLLKDEQGHWMIKCNDAGTRLVEARAQGSVEEWLQIVDREKELKLIHWEEMFHKPYFWSTFYVQVTEFEEGGLSIGLSCSHLLADPTCATMFIKAWADTTLFGKITNPPFFHPLPPRKPANKNPNHQPYTHLINYYNSIAQNPNSVTSTRYATIALAFPDSMVRACIAMARTTTTPDHPDPSPFQALAGLFWACISKAKGRRNGLTDMCLCLDMRHVLGLDKGFFGNCMVYNKVHADSSEDDNSLINATHAIEEVMTKMDTDGIMDLIEWLTTKDCKSNPMMNGCDLICYRLDEVNPYLAVFEDGYEAVGVSYHVEPAGGAGQVLVLPWGRSEGEMSRVVMVTLPKDEVVRLCDDELILRFSPTIFMGRNKGNTSHSQV